The nucleotide window ATGCGACGCTCGTAATGTTGCTCGTCTTGGCGTTTGTCATGCACAACGTGATGGAGGGACCGACCATTGTCGCTGCCGTCGCTCGTGAGACGGAAACACCGCCGCTTCGCCACTTCGCCGCGATGGGGATCATCGCCGGCGCGCCGGTCATCCTCGGCGGCTGGGTCGGCAGCTTCGCGAACGCGCCGCTGGTTGCTATGCTGTTTTATGCGATCGCTATTGGAGCGATCGTTCAGGTTCTCCTCGAGGTCGCGGAACTCATCCGATTCGACGCCGAAGCCGTCCTGAGCCGGACGAACACGGCGACGTTCGTCGGCGGCTTCGTCCTCATGTTCGTCCTCGAGGACGTCCTCGTCGACGTCGTCCTCGAGGGATGGCTCGTTCCCGTCTGAGACGGCAACTCAGACGTGCTGCCGTCAAATTGTCCGATGAAATCGGCTTCGGAAAGACCTGAACCCGGGAATTGTGGGGGTGCGACACAACAGACACGAACTCACAGACGGACACTGAAGCAAAACGCCTTACTAGGCGTGGCTCAAACATCAAAATCCTAGTGAAACAGCCTGACTCACCCGTCGGGTTTAAGGAAATCAACTACGAATATCACAGTATGTCATCCATCGAACTCACCCCCAGCCAGAAGAAAATCCTCCGCGCATTGACAAACCTTCACAAGGAATCCGAATCCGCGATCAAAGGTGAGGACATTGCCGAGCAGGTCGACCGCAACCCCGGCACGATTCGCAACCAGATGCAGAGTCTCAAAGCCTTGCAACTGGTCGAAGGTGTACCCGGGCCAAAAGGTGGCTACAAACCGACCGCAGCAGCCTACGAAGCGCTCGAGATTCAACAGATGGACGATCCAGCCTCCGTCCCACTCGAGCACGAGGGCGAACCCGTCACCGACGTTATCGTCGAAGAGATCGACCTCTCGAGTGTCCACCATCCCGAACTCTGCCGTGCCGAGATCCACATGCAGGGCTCGATGAGCGATATCTCCGAGGACGATTCGATTATCGTCGGCCCGACGCCGCTTTCGAAACTCGTCATCGAGGGCCGTGTCGACGGCAAAGACGATACCAACAACATTCTCATCCTCCGAATCGAGGACATGGTCGCACCTGCAGAGGAACCGGCCCACTAAGGCACGCTCGTCGCTGGTGCCCCGTCTCACTGTCGCTCAACTCGACTGAGCGCTCGGGTGTGAGTCGATGGCCCATGACCGATCTTCGCCCGTCGTCACCGGCCGGTTCGCCGACTCCTCACTCGATTCGATCGACGGATGCGACGCTCCGGAGGTACTGCACGAAAAAACGGCCACGCTGTGCGCGCCGTAGTTAGTTTTCTTCGCTGTCGGCCGTTGCCGCCGCCGGTATCTCGTCGACGCTTGCGACTGCGTCGCCATCCTCGACGGCCATGACGATTACGCCCATGGTGTTGCGCCCGACCGTGGAGATCTCGTCGACACCCGTGCGGACGATCTGACCGCGTTCGCTCATCATCACGAGTTCGTCGTCGTCGGCGACGGCTTTGACGGCCGTCACCGGGCCGTTTCGATCGCCCGTTTTGATGTCGATTAGCCCCTTCCCGTAGCGTGACTGGGTGCGATACTCCGAGAGGCGAGTGCGCTTGCCGTACCCGTTTCGGGTCACGGTCAGCAGCGCCCGCTCGTCGTCTTCGTCGGTTGCGACCAGCCCAGCGACCGCATCGTCGCCCTCGAGTTTGATCCCGTTGACACCGCGGGCGTTGCGGCCCATCGAGCGAACTTCGCTCTCGTCGAAGCGGATCGTCATCCCGCCTTCGGTCGCAATAACCAGGTCCTTCGAGCCGTCGGTGACTTCGACGTCGACGAGTGCATCGCCGTCCTCGAGATCGGCGGCGATGATCCCGGTCGAACGGATGTTATCGAACTCGGAGCCGGCAGTTCGCTTGACGTAGCCGTTCCGAGTCGCCATCGTCACGTACTCGCCGTTACCGAAGGCGTCCGTGTCGACGATGGCCGTGATATCCTCGCCGGGCTCGAGATCGAGGATGTTAACTGCGGATTTCCCGCGGGCCGTCCGGCCCATCTCGGGGATCTCGTAGGTCTTGAGCTGATAGACTTTCCCCTGATTGGTAAAGCACAGGAGGTAGTCGTGGGTGTTCGCGCGGAACACCGTCGTGACGCGGTCGCCGTCTTTGACGTCCGCGCCGATGATCCCCTTGCCGCCACGACCCTGCGGGCTGAACTGATCGATCGGCATCCGCTTGACGTAGTCGTCTTCGGTCATGACGACGAACACCTCCTCCTCCGGGATGAGATCCTCGTGGGTGACCGTCCCCTGATCCTCGACGATCGAGGTTCGGCGGTCGTCGCCGTACTCGGCTTTGATCTCGCGGAGTTCGTCTTTGATGACCGCGAGCAGTTCCTGCTCGCTCTCGAGAATCGTCGTCAGGCGTTCGATCTCGGCTTGGACCTCCTCGTACTCGGCTTCGATCTCGGCCGTCTCCATCGAGGTGAGGCTGCCGAGTTGCATCCGGACGATGTGTTCCGCTTGGGCCTGTGAGAAGTCATACGTCTCCTGGAGAGCCGTTTTCGCGGCCGACCGATCCTCGCTATTGCGGATCAGTTCGACGACGTCGTCGGCGTTCTCGACGGCCGTCAGTCGGCCCTCTAAGATATGGGCTCGGTCCTCGGCTTCCTCGAGGTCGTACTCGCTGCGTCGACGGACGACTTCGCGGCGGTGAGCGACGTACTCCTCGAGCGTCTCTCTGAGTGAGAGCACCTGTGGCTGGCCGTCGACCAGCGCGAGGTTGATGACGCCGAACGTCTTCTCGAGGTGGTTCTCGAGCAGTTTGTTCTTGACGACCTCGACGTTCGCGCCACGTTTGCACTCGATGACGATGCGGACGCCGTCGCGGTCGGACTCGTCGCGCAGGTCGGAGATGCCCTCGATCTCGCCCTCGTTGACGTCGTCGGCGATACGTTCGACCAGCCGGGCCTTGTTGGCCTGGTAGGGGAGTTCGGTGATGACGATGCGCTCGCGGCCGTTTTTCCACTCCTCGACCTCGAACTCGGCCCGTACGCGGATGCGCCCGCGTCCGGTCTTGTACGCCGAATAAATGGCGTCGCGGCCGACGATGTTCGCGCCAGTCGGAAAGTCTGGACCCTTGACGTGGTCCATCAAATCCTCCACAGTTGCGTCGGGGTTGTCGATGAGTTCGATCGTCGCGTCGATCACCTCACCGAGGTTGTGCGGCGGGATGTTCGTGCTCATTCCGACCGCGATCCCCGAGGACCCGTTCACCAGCAGGTTCGGGAACGCCGCCGGCAGGACGTCGGGTTCCTGCAGTCGGTCGTCGTAGTTCGCCGAGAAGTCGACCGTGTCCTTGTCGATATCCTCGAGCAACTCCTCGGAGACGGATGCCATCCGCGCCTCAGTATACCGGGGCGCGGCGGCCGGGTCACCGTCCATCGAGCCGAAGTTCCCCTGCCCGTCGACGAGCGGATAGCGCATCGAGAAGTCCTGAGCCATCCGGACGAGCGTGTCGTAGATCGCGCTGTCGCCGTGAGGGTGGTAGTCACCCATCGTCTCCCCGACGATCGAGGACGACTTGCGGTGGGAAGAGCCACTCGAGACGCCCATCTCGTGCATCGCGTACAGAATGCGTCGGTGGACTGGCTTGAGGCCATCCCGGACGTCCGGGAGGGCACGCCCCGCGATGACGGACATCGCGTAGTCGATATACGACTGCTCCATCTCGTCTTCGATGCGGACGTTTTCGATCGCCCGTGCCTCTACGTCGGTCGGTTCGGGTACGTCTGAACTCATATATTACCTCACCACAGTTAGATGTCGATCCACTCGGCTTCCGGCGCGTGTTCCTTGATGAACTGCTTGCGTGGCTCGACGGCGTCACCCATCAGGACGGAGAACATCTTGTCTGCCGCGGCCGCGTCCTCGATCGTGATCTGTTTGAGGATGCGGTTGTCAGGGTTCATCGTCGTCTCCCAGAGCTGCTCGGGGTTCATCTCGCCGAGTCCCTTGAAGCGCTGGACCTGCGTCGGATTGCCGTCGCATTTCTCCTCGACGATCTCGTCGCGTTCGGCGTCGGTCATCGCGTCGTAGGTCTCGCCTCGGTAGCGGATTCGATACAGCGGTGGCTGGGTCGCGTAGACGTAGCCACCCTCGAGCAACGGGCGCATGTGTCGGTAGAAGAACGTCAACAGCAGCGTCCGGATGTGTGCGCCGTCGACGTCGGCGTCCGTCGCCATGATGATCTTCTTGTAGCGGACGTCCTCGACGTCGAACTCGTCGCCGATCCCAGCGCCGATCGCCGTGATCATGTTCCGAATTTCGTCGTTCTCGAGAATGCGATCGAGACGGTGTTTCTCGACGTTCAGGATCTTCCCCTTGATCGGAAGGACAGCCTGGAACTCGGGGTTACGGGCCTGTTTGGCGCTGCCGCCGGCGGAGTCACCCTCCGCGATGAACAGTTCGGCTTCGTCGGGATCTTTGGTCTGACAGTCCGCGAGTTTGCCGGGCAGCGAGGTCGACTCGAGGGCGGACTTGCGGCGTGTCAGTTCTTCGGCCTTCTGGGCGGCCTTGCGTGCTTTGGCAGCCTCGACGGCCTTGGTGATGATCGCTTCTGCGGTGTCGGGGTGTTCCTCGAAGTAGGTGCCAAGCCCCTCGTGCATCGCGCTCTCGACAATGCCTCGGACTTCGGAGTTACCGAGTTTCGTCTTCGTCTGGCCTTCGAACTGCGGGTCGGGGTGTTTGATCGAGATGACTGCAGTGAGTCCCTCGCGGATGTCCTCGCCTTTGAGGTTCTCGTCGAGGTCGCCCAGCAGATCGTTCTCGCCGGCGTAGTCGTTGACCGTCCGCGTGAGCGCGGTTTTGAAGCCGGTGAGGTGGCTGCCACCTTCGCGCGTGTTGATGTTGTTCGCGAAGGCGTGGATCGATCCCTGCAACTCCTCGGTGGCCTGCATCGCGACCTCGACTTCGATGTTCTGATCGGCGTCCTCGAAGTAGATGACGTCCTCGTGCATCGCCGAGCGCGTTTCGTTTAGATACTCGACGAACTCACGGATACCGCCCTCGTACTCGTAGGTTTCCTCCGTCGGGCCGTCCTCGGCGCGTTCGTCACGCAGCGTGATTCGAACGCCGGAGTTGAGGAAGGCCAGTTCGCGAAGGCGATTCGAGAGCGTCGAGAAGGTGAAGTCACCGGTCTCGAAGATGCCGGTGTCGGGCCAGAATCGGATCGTCGTGCCCGTCCCTTCGTCCGGGTCCATATCGCGAACCCGCTCCATATCATCGACGGGTTCGCCCGCTTCGAAGGCGTGTTCGAAGACGCCGCCGTCGCGTTTGACCTCGACCTCGAGTCGGTTCGAGAGGGCGTTGACAACCGAGACGCCGACGCCGTGGAGGCCGCCGGAGACCTGGTAGGACTTGTTGTCGAACTTCCCACCCGCGTGGAGAACAGTAAGAATTACCTCAAGGGCCGGGCGGTCGTACTCGTCGTGTGTATCGACGGGGATGCCACGGCCGTCGTCTGCGACGCTCACCGACCCGTCGTCGTGTATGGAGACGGTGATATCGTCACAGTGACCTGCCAGTGCCTCGTCGATCGAGTTGTCCACCACTTCGTAGACGAGATGGTGGAGGCCTCGAGAATCGGTAGAGCCGATGTACATCGCCGGTCGCTTTCGCACAGCCTCCAGGCCTTCTAAGACCTGAATCTGTCCGGCGCCGTACTCGCTTTCCTGGGACATGTAAAACCTGCTTTCGGGTAGTGGTCCCCACCTAATAAAAGTCACGTGTACGCGCGCGAGCGCGCAATCGCGCCAAGATCGAAGTGGAAAGTGAGAGTAGCACTGTCACGGCGACGATGCTCGAGGCGCACCGTGTCACCGTGAGTGTCGTCTCCTTTCGGCGTGGTCGCCCGTTCGGAGTGTGAGGCGCGGAGTCGATATCGGCATCACCGCAGTCGCGGTCCGCACATGGACGACTCAAAAAGCCGTGTCAGTGCCGGGGTGTCGTTGACGGGCCCCGGTCCCGTAGCGGAACGAAATGCAACCGCTGTATCTGGTGCTCGGGAGCGTCGTACTCGTTGCAGTCATCGTCGACATTCTCTGGACGACGCTCTGGGTCGACGGCGGCTCCGGGCCGCTCTCGGGTCGGCTGACCACGTGGACCTGGCACGGGCTCCGAGCGACGGCCGGAGATCGCTCGAGGGCGTTGAGTATCGCCGGCCCACTCATTCTCTCGCTGACGCTTGCGATGTGGATCGCACTGCTGTGGCTCGGCTGGACGTTGCTCTTCGCCGGCGGTGAAATCGCGCTCATCAGTACGCAAACTGGCCGTCCAGCCGACTGGACCGGTCGGTTCTACTACGTCGCCTACACGATGTTCACGAACGGAAACGGCGACTACACCCCGACGACGGGCACCTGGGAGATCGCCAGTTCGTTTACGACCGCGACGGGGATGGCGTTCGTCACTATGGGCGTCTCGTACGTCCTTACCGTCCTCAGTGCGGTGTCGGAAAAGCGCTCGTTCGCCAGCGACGTCACCGGGCTGGGTGAGCGCAGCGAGGCGTTCGTCCGTACGGGCTGGGACGACGACGAGGAGTTTCGCGGACTCGACCTCCAACTCGAGTCGCTCGCCGCGCAGCTGTCGGTGCTGGCGGATCAGCACAAGGCCTACCCGATCCTCCACTATTACCACAGCGAACAGCCCTCGCGAGCCTCGGCGATGGCCGTCCCCATCTTCGACGACGCGCTGACGCTCTTTCGCCACGGCGTCGCCGACGACGCACAGCCGAATCCGACACTCGTCGAAAACGCTCGCTCGAGTGTCGATAGCTACATCGACACGCTCGAGACGGCCTTCATCGACCCTGCCGAGGAAGTGCCGCCGTCGGCGGAGCTCGACCGCCTTCGTGAGGACGACATTCCAACCGTCGACGACGAGGCGTTCGCCGATGCAGTCACGGACCTCTCGGAGCGCCGCCGAAAACTGCTCGGGATCGTCCGTGCCGACGCGTGGCACTGGCCGCCGCTTCGAGCGGATGCCGAGTGACGGCTCGGTGGCTCTCGTTCGACGACGTCGGCCGGCAGTGCGTCTATCAGCCGGGTCGCTGGAGGTGGGAACGGCATCATTGGTGCGAGGGGCACGGGGATTCGAGCGTGGAATTCACTTTCACTCCGGTAACACACACCTTTTAGCCCCGCCGCTAGTATGGGAGGACAATGACGTCGTTTCAGTCGACACTCGGTGACGAGCCGGGGATCGCCGAGGAGCTGGCCGAAAACCAGCAGGCGATCTCGATCGCCGAGTTCTTCGAGAAGAACAAGCATATGCTCGGCTTCGACAGCGGCGCTCGAGGCCTCGTCACGGCCGTCAAGGAAGCCGTCGACAACGCCTTAGACGCCGCCGAAGAATCGGGTATTGCCCCCGATATCTACGTCGAAATCGAGGAGGTCGGCGACTACTACCGGCTCATCGTCGAGGACAACGGCCCCGGACTAACCAAAGAATCCCTGCCGAAAGTCTTCGGGAAACTGCTTTACGGCTCTCGATTTCACGCCCGCGAACAGTCTCGCGGCCAGCAGGGGATCGGAATCTCTGCGGCCGTCCTGTATGCCCAGCTAACGAGCGGGAAACCCGCGAAGATTACCAGCCGAACCCAGGGTGCAAGCGAGGCCCAGTACTTCGAACTCATCGTCGACACCGACGCGAACGAACCCGAGATCAGCGTCGAGGAGACGACCTCGTGGGACCGCCCCCACGGCACGCGCATCGAACTCGAGATGGAGGCGAACATGCGCGCCCGCGGGCAGCTTCACGACTACATCAAACACACGGCGGTCGTCAACCCCCACGCTCGCCTCGAGTTGCGCGAACCGAAGAATCACTTCAAGTTCGAACGCGCGACGGACCAACTACCCGAAGAGACCGAAGAGATTCGCCCACATCCACACGGCGTCGAACTCGGTACCGTGATGAAGATGCTGTCGGCGACGGATTCGCAGACGATTTCCGGATTCCTCCAAGAGGAGTTTACCCGCGTCGGCAAGAAGACCGCCGAGTCGATCATCGACGAGTTCCGCGATCGCTACTACGGGCGCGAGATGCGCTGGCGACCACCCGCGACGGGCGAGGATATCGACATCGGTGCCGCGGTGTCGGCGGCGACCGCGAACAAGGGAGCAGATGCGACGGCTGCCTTCGCCGATGCCATCGCCGACGCGGTCGCCGACTACGACCGCATCGCCCACTACGAACTCGTCGCCGCCGTCGACGCGGCCGCTGCCGACGTCGAAGCGGATTACGGGACGACGTTCGGCGACACCGTCCGAGAAAACGCCGTCGAGGCTGTCTGGCTCGCCGTGATCGACGCGGCGGACGACGCCGACGAAACCGATGGGACGAAAGCGTCACGACTCGTCGCCGATCTGTACACCCTCGCTGACGAGGCGACGAGTACCCGCAAGGACGACGAGATCATCCACGCCTTCGCCGAGCGACTCGCGGCCACCTTCGAGGACGAATCCGACGCCGACAACGTTCGTCATCGACTCACCCGGTCGAAACTGCGCGAGTTCGTCGATCGGGCCGCGGAACTGACCGAGGAGTATGACGACGTCTCTTTTGGAGAGACAGCACGCGAGAACGTCACCGACGCCGTCTGGGACATTATGGCGACCGTCCCCGACGACCCGCCGCTCGTTCGTGAACTCAATAGTGACCGCGACGCCACCAGCAATCTCGTCGATGGAATGCGCGCGACCGACATCATGGCCCCGCCGACGCGGTGTCTGTCGCCCATCTCCGAGGAACTCATTACGGCCGGTCTCCAGAAGGAGTTCGACGCCGACTTCTACGCCTCCGCGACGCGGGACGCCGAGGTCCACGGCGGCGATCCGTTCATCGTCGAGGCTGGAATTGCCTACGGCGGCGAAATCGCAGCCGAGGGCAGTGCCGACGTCATGCGGTTTGCAAACCGCGTCCCGCTGGTCTACCAGCGCGGCGCGTGTGCGACGACCGACGTGGTCAAGTCGATCGGCTGGCGCAACTACGGGCTCGACCAGCCCGGCGGGTCCGGCCTCCCGAACGGCCCGGCCGTAATCATGATCCACGTCGCCTCGACGAACGTTCCCTTCACGAGCGAATCCAAAGACGCCATTGCGAACGTGCCGGCGATCGAAGACGAGATCGAACTCGCGGTTCGCGAGGCCGCCCGTGACCTCAAGAGCTACCTCAACAAGCGCCGCTCGATGCAACAGCGCCGCAAGAAACAGAACGTCCTCGGCAAGATCCTCCCCGAAATGGCTGAGAAAGTCGCCGAGGTCACCGGGCGCGAGGAACCCAACATCGACGACGCGATCGCTCGCATCATGAACAACGTGCTCGTCGAACGCAGCGTCGAAGCCAACGGCGACGGACAGGCCGTCTCGGTCACCGTCGAAAACAACTCGGGGACGGCCGAATCGCTCGAGATCACCGACATCGTCACAGCCGAGCCGACGAAGCTCTCCGAAGACGCCACCGTCGTCGAGATGGACGGCGAGTGGTTCGTCAAGTGGGACGTCGACGTCTCGAGCGACGACGAGGCGGCCCTCGAGTACGTGGTATCGGACGACGCGACGTTCGATCTGGACGTCAAAGGCGTCGAAAGCGAGAAACTCACGGTGTCAGCATGAACGGACGAACGAGTGGCCGGAGCGACCGAACTGACCTTACGGTGAACCCATGAGCGCAGACAACGACCAGCAGGCACGAGAACAGTTGATCGACCTCGCCGCACAGTTTTACGACCAGTTCGAACTGGGCGAAGTCCCCCACATGTCCGTCCCGACGCGGACGAA belongs to Natronorubrum aibiense and includes:
- the gyrB gene encoding DNA topoisomerase (ATP-hydrolyzing) subunit B, with protein sequence MSQESEYGAGQIQVLEGLEAVRKRPAMYIGSTDSRGLHHLVYEVVDNSIDEALAGHCDDITVSIHDDGSVSVADDGRGIPVDTHDEYDRPALEVILTVLHAGGKFDNKSYQVSGGLHGVGVSVVNALSNRLEVEVKRDGGVFEHAFEAGEPVDDMERVRDMDPDEGTGTTIRFWPDTGIFETGDFTFSTLSNRLRELAFLNSGVRITLRDERAEDGPTEETYEYEGGIREFVEYLNETRSAMHEDVIYFEDADQNIEVEVAMQATEELQGSIHAFANNINTREGGSHLTGFKTALTRTVNDYAGENDLLGDLDENLKGEDIREGLTAVISIKHPDPQFEGQTKTKLGNSEVRGIVESAMHEGLGTYFEEHPDTAEAIITKAVEAAKARKAAQKAEELTRRKSALESTSLPGKLADCQTKDPDEAELFIAEGDSAGGSAKQARNPEFQAVLPIKGKILNVEKHRLDRILENDEIRNMITAIGAGIGDEFDVEDVRYKKIIMATDADVDGAHIRTLLLTFFYRHMRPLLEGGYVYATQPPLYRIRYRGETYDAMTDAERDEIVEEKCDGNPTQVQRFKGLGEMNPEQLWETTMNPDNRILKQITIEDAAAADKMFSVLMGDAVEPRKQFIKEHAPEAEWIDI
- the gyrA gene encoding DNA gyrase subunit A; the protein is MSSDVPEPTDVEARAIENVRIEDEMEQSYIDYAMSVIAGRALPDVRDGLKPVHRRILYAMHEMGVSSGSSHRKSSSIVGETMGDYHPHGDSAIYDTLVRMAQDFSMRYPLVDGQGNFGSMDGDPAAAPRYTEARMASVSEELLEDIDKDTVDFSANYDDRLQEPDVLPAAFPNLLVNGSSGIAVGMSTNIPPHNLGEVIDATIELIDNPDATVEDLMDHVKGPDFPTGANIVGRDAIYSAYKTGRGRIRVRAEFEVEEWKNGRERIVITELPYQANKARLVERIADDVNEGEIEGISDLRDESDRDGVRIVIECKRGANVEVVKNKLLENHLEKTFGVINLALVDGQPQVLSLRETLEEYVAHRREVVRRRSEYDLEEAEDRAHILEGRLTAVENADDVVELIRNSEDRSAAKTALQETYDFSQAQAEHIVRMQLGSLTSMETAEIEAEYEEVQAEIERLTTILESEQELLAVIKDELREIKAEYGDDRRTSIVEDQGTVTHEDLIPEEEVFVVMTEDDYVKRMPIDQFSPQGRGGKGIIGADVKDGDRVTTVFRANTHDYLLCFTNQGKVYQLKTYEIPEMGRTARGKSAVNILDLEPGEDITAIVDTDAFGNGEYVTMATRNGYVKRTAGSEFDNIRSTGIIAADLEDGDALVDVEVTDGSKDLVIATEGGMTIRFDESEVRSMGRNARGVNGIKLEGDDAVAGLVATDEDDERALLTVTRNGYGKRTRLSEYRTQSRYGKGLIDIKTGDRNGPVTAVKAVADDDELVMMSERGQIVRTGVDEISTVGRNTMGVIVMAVEDGDAVASVDEIPAAATADSEEN
- a CDS encoding DNA topoisomerase VI subunit B, with product MTSFQSTLGDEPGIAEELAENQQAISIAEFFEKNKHMLGFDSGARGLVTAVKEAVDNALDAAEESGIAPDIYVEIEEVGDYYRLIVEDNGPGLTKESLPKVFGKLLYGSRFHAREQSRGQQGIGISAAVLYAQLTSGKPAKITSRTQGASEAQYFELIVDTDANEPEISVEETTSWDRPHGTRIELEMEANMRARGQLHDYIKHTAVVNPHARLELREPKNHFKFERATDQLPEETEEIRPHPHGVELGTVMKMLSATDSQTISGFLQEEFTRVGKKTAESIIDEFRDRYYGREMRWRPPATGEDIDIGAAVSAATANKGADATAAFADAIADAVADYDRIAHYELVAAVDAAAADVEADYGTTFGDTVRENAVEAVWLAVIDAADDADETDGTKASRLVADLYTLADEATSTRKDDEIIHAFAERLAATFEDESDADNVRHRLTRSKLREFVDRAAELTEEYDDVSFGETARENVTDAVWDIMATVPDDPPLVRELNSDRDATSNLVDGMRATDIMAPPTRCLSPISEELITAGLQKEFDADFYASATRDAEVHGGDPFIVEAGIAYGGEIAAEGSADVMRFANRVPLVYQRGACATTDVVKSIGWRNYGLDQPGGSGLPNGPAVIMIHVASTNVPFTSESKDAIANVPAIEDEIELAVREAARDLKSYLNKRRSMQQRRKKQNVLGKILPEMAEKVAEVTGREEPNIDDAIARIMNNVLVERSVEANGDGQAVSVTVENNSGTAESLEITDIVTAEPTKLSEDATVVEMDGEWFVKWDVDVSSDDEAALEYVVSDDATFDLDVKGVESEKLTVSA
- a CDS encoding Rrf2 family transcriptional regulator; the encoded protein is MSSIELTPSQKKILRALTNLHKESESAIKGEDIAEQVDRNPGTIRNQMQSLKALQLVEGVPGPKGGYKPTAAAYEALEIQQMDDPASVPLEHEGEPVTDVIVEEIDLSSVHHPELCRAEIHMQGSMSDISEDDSIIVGPTPLSKLVIEGRVDGKDDTNNILILRIEDMVAPAEEPAH
- a CDS encoding potassium channel family protein, producing MQPLYLVLGSVVLVAVIVDILWTTLWVDGGSGPLSGRLTTWTWHGLRATAGDRSRALSIAGPLILSLTLAMWIALLWLGWTLLFAGGEIALISTQTGRPADWTGRFYYVAYTMFTNGNGDYTPTTGTWEIASSFTTATGMAFVTMGVSYVLTVLSAVSEKRSFASDVTGLGERSEAFVRTGWDDDEEFRGLDLQLESLAAQLSVLADQHKAYPILHYYHSEQPSRASAMAVPIFDDALTLFRHGVADDAQPNPTLVENARSSVDSYIDTLETAFIDPAEEVPPSAELDRLREDDIPTVDDEAFADAVTDLSERRRKLLGIVRADAWHWPPLRADAE